A single Carettochelys insculpta isolate YL-2023 chromosome 2, ASM3395843v1, whole genome shotgun sequence DNA region contains:
- the SIRT5 gene encoding NAD-dependent protein deacylase sirtuin-5, mitochondrial isoform X1 → MSLFQLTSRRLVSQAYCGLKPPSSKRRVCLEMARPNSNMADFREVFAKAKHIAVITGAGVSAESGVPTFRGAGGYWRKWQAQDLATPEAFARNSSRVWEFYHYRRELMLSKQPNPAHIAIAECEARLSKQGRSVVVITQNIDELHRKAGTKHLLEIHGSLFKTRCTSCGNVAENYKSPICPALAGKGTPDPELGDANIPVEDLPRCEEEGCNGLLRPHVVWFGETLDSDILTEVEKELEICDLCLVVGTSSVVYPAAMFAPQVSARGVPVAEFNMQTTPATNRFRFHFPGPCGTTLPPALARHKTEIIS, encoded by the exons ATGAGTCTCTTTCAGCTTACCTCTAGAAGGCTGGTTTCACAAGCATATTGTGGACTTAAGCCTCCTTCTTCCAAGAGGCGAGTTTGCTTAGAAATGGCTCGTCCTAATTCAA ATATGGCTGATTTTCGAGAAGTGTTTGCCAAAGCAAAGCACATAGCTGTTATTACAGGTGCTGGTGTTAGCGCCGAGAGTGGGGTTCCTACCTTCAGAGGCGCAGGAGGCTACTGGAGAAAATGGCAAGCTCAG gaCCTGGCTACCCCAGAAGCCTTTGCAAGGAATTCCTCCCGTGTGTGGGAATTCTACCATTACCGCCGGGAGCTGATGTTGAGTAAACAACCAAATCCAGCACATATTGCCATTGCGGAGTGTGAAGCCAGACTGAGCAAACAGGGAAGAAGTGTTGTGGTCATTACTCAGAATATTGATGAGCTCCACAGAAAGGCGGGCACAAAACACCTCTTGGAAATCCATG GAAGCTTATTCAAAACCCGATGTACCAGCTGTGGAAATGTGGCAGAGAATTACAAGAGTCCGATATGCCCAGCTTTGGCTGGGAAAGG TACTCCAGACCCTGAATTAGGAGATGCCAACATTCCAGTTGAAGATCTTCCTCG GTGTGAAGAGGAAGGCTGCAATGGTCTCCTACGTCCCCATGTTGTGTGGTTTGGTGAAACTCTGGATTCTGACATTCTTACTGAGGTTGAAAAAGAACTTGAGATCTGTGACCTCTGTTTGGTG GTGGGAACCTCTTCTGTGGTATATCCTGCTGCCATGTTTGCCCCTCAGGTATCTGCCAGAGGAGTTCCAGTTGCAGAATTTAACATGCAAACCACCCCTGCTACAAATAGATTCAG ATTTCATTTTCCAGGTCCCTGTGGTACCACCCTGCCTCCAGCGCTTGCTCGCCATAAGACTGAAATAATTTCATGA
- the SIRT5 gene encoding NAD-dependent protein deacylase sirtuin-5, mitochondrial isoform X2, with the protein MARPNSNMADFREVFAKAKHIAVITGAGVSAESGVPTFRGAGGYWRKWQAQDLATPEAFARNSSRVWEFYHYRRELMLSKQPNPAHIAIAECEARLSKQGRSVVVITQNIDELHRKAGTKHLLEIHGSLFKTRCTSCGNVAENYKSPICPALAGKGTPDPELGDANIPVEDLPRCEEEGCNGLLRPHVVWFGETLDSDILTEVEKELEICDLCLVVGTSSVVYPAAMFAPQVSARGVPVAEFNMQTTPATNRFRFHFPGPCGTTLPPALARHKTEIIS; encoded by the exons ATGGCTCGTCCTAATTCAA ATATGGCTGATTTTCGAGAAGTGTTTGCCAAAGCAAAGCACATAGCTGTTATTACAGGTGCTGGTGTTAGCGCCGAGAGTGGGGTTCCTACCTTCAGAGGCGCAGGAGGCTACTGGAGAAAATGGCAAGCTCAG gaCCTGGCTACCCCAGAAGCCTTTGCAAGGAATTCCTCCCGTGTGTGGGAATTCTACCATTACCGCCGGGAGCTGATGTTGAGTAAACAACCAAATCCAGCACATATTGCCATTGCGGAGTGTGAAGCCAGACTGAGCAAACAGGGAAGAAGTGTTGTGGTCATTACTCAGAATATTGATGAGCTCCACAGAAAGGCGGGCACAAAACACCTCTTGGAAATCCATG GAAGCTTATTCAAAACCCGATGTACCAGCTGTGGAAATGTGGCAGAGAATTACAAGAGTCCGATATGCCCAGCTTTGGCTGGGAAAGG TACTCCAGACCCTGAATTAGGAGATGCCAACATTCCAGTTGAAGATCTTCCTCG GTGTGAAGAGGAAGGCTGCAATGGTCTCCTACGTCCCCATGTTGTGTGGTTTGGTGAAACTCTGGATTCTGACATTCTTACTGAGGTTGAAAAAGAACTTGAGATCTGTGACCTCTGTTTGGTG GTGGGAACCTCTTCTGTGGTATATCCTGCTGCCATGTTTGCCCCTCAGGTATCTGCCAGAGGAGTTCCAGTTGCAGAATTTAACATGCAAACCACCCCTGCTACAAATAGATTCAG ATTTCATTTTCCAGGTCCCTGTGGTACCACCCTGCCTCCAGCGCTTGCTCGCCATAAGACTGAAATAATTTCATGA
- the SIRT5 gene encoding NAD-dependent protein deacylase sirtuin-5, mitochondrial isoform X3, producing MADFREVFAKAKHIAVITGAGVSAESGVPTFRGAGGYWRKWQAQDLATPEAFARNSSRVWEFYHYRRELMLSKQPNPAHIAIAECEARLSKQGRSVVVITQNIDELHRKAGTKHLLEIHGSLFKTRCTSCGNVAENYKSPICPALAGKGTPDPELGDANIPVEDLPRCEEEGCNGLLRPHVVWFGETLDSDILTEVEKELEICDLCLVVGTSSVVYPAAMFAPQVSARGVPVAEFNMQTTPATNRFRFHFPGPCGTTLPPALARHKTEIIS from the exons ATGGCTGATTTTCGAGAAGTGTTTGCCAAAGCAAAGCACATAGCTGTTATTACAGGTGCTGGTGTTAGCGCCGAGAGTGGGGTTCCTACCTTCAGAGGCGCAGGAGGCTACTGGAGAAAATGGCAAGCTCAG gaCCTGGCTACCCCAGAAGCCTTTGCAAGGAATTCCTCCCGTGTGTGGGAATTCTACCATTACCGCCGGGAGCTGATGTTGAGTAAACAACCAAATCCAGCACATATTGCCATTGCGGAGTGTGAAGCCAGACTGAGCAAACAGGGAAGAAGTGTTGTGGTCATTACTCAGAATATTGATGAGCTCCACAGAAAGGCGGGCACAAAACACCTCTTGGAAATCCATG GAAGCTTATTCAAAACCCGATGTACCAGCTGTGGAAATGTGGCAGAGAATTACAAGAGTCCGATATGCCCAGCTTTGGCTGGGAAAGG TACTCCAGACCCTGAATTAGGAGATGCCAACATTCCAGTTGAAGATCTTCCTCG GTGTGAAGAGGAAGGCTGCAATGGTCTCCTACGTCCCCATGTTGTGTGGTTTGGTGAAACTCTGGATTCTGACATTCTTACTGAGGTTGAAAAAGAACTTGAGATCTGTGACCTCTGTTTGGTG GTGGGAACCTCTTCTGTGGTATATCCTGCTGCCATGTTTGCCCCTCAGGTATCTGCCAGAGGAGTTCCAGTTGCAGAATTTAACATGCAAACCACCCCTGCTACAAATAGATTCAG ATTTCATTTTCCAGGTCCCTGTGGTACCACCCTGCCTCCAGCGCTTGCTCGCCATAAGACTGAAATAATTTCATGA